A genomic stretch from Pagrus major chromosome 3, Pma_NU_1.0 includes:
- the pkib gene encoding cAMP-dependent protein kinase inhibitor beta: MTEVEPVLDFASSGRSGRRNALPDILGSPAGVNPGDLPLKLAELSLKDGPGGAQSPTAEEPPALSESSEGKEGS; the protein is encoded by the exons ATGACGGAAGTAGAGCCAGTGTTGGACTTTGCCTCCTCGGGGCGCTCGGGGAGAAGAAATGCCCTGCCCGACATCCTGGGCTCTCCGGCGGGTGTGAACCCTGGTGACCTGCCTCTAAAGCTGGCTGAGCTGTCCCTCAAAG ATGGTCCGGGAGGGGCCCAGTCACCCACGGCGGAGGAGCCTCCAGCGCTGTCGGAGAGCTCGGAGGGGAAAGAGGGATCGTAG